In Natranaerobius thermophilus JW/NM-WN-LF, the genomic stretch CGAGATAATGGCAAGACAAGAATTGAAAACCCTATTGTCGCAGTATGACGCTTTAATAGAAGAGTTAGAACAAGTACTTGTTCAGATAGAAAATATTTTAAAAGAAATTCCAGGAGCAGAAGAAATGATGAGTATTCCTGGAGTAGGGATGGTAACAGTGGCAGGATTTTTGGCTGAAGTGGGTGATCTTTCTAATTATCAACATCCAAATCAAATTAAGAAGCTGGCAGGCTTAAATCTAAAAGAGAACAGTTCAGGTAAGCACAAAGGTGAAACCAAGATAACCAAACGAGGTCGACCTCGTTTGAGAGGACTCTTATATCGCTGCGTGATTCCATTAGTAGCCAAAAACCCTGAATTTAAGTTATTACACGATTATTATACCACAAGGCCAGAAAATCCCTTAAAAAAGAAACAATCGCTTGTAGCATTAGCGTGTAGATTGATCAGAGTTTTGTTTGCCCTAGGTACCAAAAAGACACCTTATAATGGCAGGATGATGTTAAAGAACAGTTCATTAAATTTATTGCAGGATGCTGCATAAGCAGCCAAATTGGAGTCTTAAGAATTTATACTACATCCACAAAAGGAGCACGGAGAAGCCAGTCATAATAATCCATTCGGGCATTGACCCTGCTAAGGAGCAAAACTGGCCTCCACCCTTGGCTAGGTAGAACGAAGGAATTTATAAGGGCCATAATGGACCCAGTGAGATATGGGAGGTAAAACCACCAAGGAACAAGTGGAGATCCATTAAATGTGCCACCATATTTTGCCAGGAACAACCCTTATTTAAAGGTACTCCTGTTTTACAAAAATTGCATTATATGAAATTTTCTTCCTAGTCCTTAAAATGGATGGTAGTGAAATCTTGAGAATGAGTGAGTATATTGAAGAAATAATTAATTTATAGAGGGAGGGGATAAAAATTAATAATGAAGCTAAGAACCTGGAAAAATTATTTGATGCCTTAAAACTAGTTGACGAATTTGTAAATGAAGAAAAAAGTAGGTTAAACAAAAAAAAGCCTGTTTCTCAAAATAACCAAAACAGGCTTTTAAAGAGTCAAAAATTAATTAGACAAGTTGTATATAAGCAAAAACCCAATAAAAAAAACGAAAAAAAGGACAATTTAAAACAGATTATTAAGGGATATTAGTAACTAATGTTCTCTAATACTTCTAACCTATCGGGTCTTGTTCTTCAAATAAGACAATACAATCTCCATCTAAAAATTCAATAATATCATATTTGATTACTAACATATCTAGAGTTTCCAGTAATAATTTTCTTCCGTTATTAGATTGAATTTCATTTAAAAACTTATTTAATTCTTGAATTATCTCCTGATCATCATTAGTATAGTTAGCTATTTTAGTTAACTTTTCCCTAGAAATATATCTATATTGATCAGAAATTCCTCTGTATTTTTCGTCAAGATACTGAGGGCTAATATCGTAAAATTTTTGTGTTATTTGTCTATCTATTGTATCGTATAAAGCATAATCACCCTGGAAATCTGGACTATAACTTAGTTCTGTATAAGTTATATGATATAGTTTTCCGGTACCTTCGCAACTACTACATCCTACTACACCTCGGCCATTGCAACGCTGACACCTCTCTTTTCCATCACCCTGGCAGCGCTGACAGTTTACGCTTCCACTACTATGACAAGTTGAACAGTTCTCTAATATTTGTGCATTACCGCCACAAGTTTTACACTTTACATAGCCATCACTGCAGTCACAGTATTCTCCAATTCCAGTCCCCTGACAGTTATGACAACTAACTTCTCTGCATTCTTCCGTTTCACGTTGCTTGGAATTATTACACTCTGAACACAAAACTTTCTTGCCATGACAAACTGTACAAACATAACCATCTGTTTTACCTTTACCTTGACAGTGGGGACAGCTTTTAAGCCATTGGGTTTTGCAAGGACAACTTTCAGTAACTTTTTCTGTTAGATAACCATTTCCGTTACAATAAGCACATTGATAAAAACCTTTTCCATCACACAAGTCACAATTTTGATAACCAATTTTGCAATCCTGACATTCTTTTGTTATCTCTCCTCTTCCCGAACATTCATCACATTTAACAAATCCTTTGATACAATCTGGATTCTTACATTTTACTATACCTGTATCACAGGCAGCAGGGCACTGGTTATACCCCGTTCCTTGACAGTCATCACATTTTATAGCTGTTGATGATGAAGGAAAAGTATAGCACCCTTCACTTGCACGATGGTTAGTGACTTTTAAATTTGATTCCAATTGATCACCTGCTCTTAAAACACCTACAGGAATAGACATAGTATCAATATCATTAACTTGAGTTCTGACAAACTTATTTACTTGATACAGATAATTACATTTAGTAATGACTAACAAATACCCGGCTTTTTGGGAAAAGATACAGGTATCTCCTGCAAATAATTTTTTTAACTTATCCATCCAAAAATTTGGATTTTTCTTTAACAAATTTACGTATTCTTCATTAATGTTAATTTTTGGAGTATTATTGAACTGATGATTCTTAAATTCAAAATTATCTTCAGGGAAATAAACTTCAAATTTTTGATAACCTTCATTGCTGGTTCTATTACTTTCATTTATTTCAATATAGTTGATCAAACTACGAACTGAGTTTTTCTTACCTCGGCTAATAGCATATTTAAGTGGGTTTGTACCACGAGATTCAAATAAAGACGATTTACCTTGATCTAAAAGAGCTGCAATTACATTTGTATTTTGTCTATCAATAGCCAAGTATAAGGGAGTTAATTCATCATATATTTTTTTACCGCCTAGTTCTGGGTTTGCTCCCAGGTTTAATAAATTTATCACAGTACTGTACATATCCCTCTCAACGGCAGTTATTAACGGTGTCCGTCCTTGTTCATCCCAGGTATTAATTTGATGATATCCTGC encodes the following:
- a CDS encoding ankyrin repeat domain-containing protein translates to MLFRLRKILLDFLQVIKDNYERNYKIAETLCCVVFPVITSVFLVNLPLTSYTQFIILILFFIGGLVWSVSFTSILGKLLFAIGLVIPIIVHTSDRSELLYLNYVILLTVISLRIAILWYVPKRRNWIATWVSRIELLNQRFTPNEVNLFELIEKGDKDSTARAVLAGYHQINTWDEQGRTPLITAVERDMYSTVINLLNLGANPELGGKKIYDELTPLYLAIDRQNTNVIAALLDQGKSSLFESRGTNPLKYAISRGKKNSVRSLINYIEINESNRTSNEGYQKFEVYFPEDNFEFKNHQFNNTPKININEEYVNLLKKNPNFWMDKLKKLFAGDTCIFSQKAGYLLVITKCNYLYQVNKFVRTQVNDIDTMSIPVGVLRAGDQLESNLKVTNHRASEGCYTFPSSSTAIKCDDCQGTGYNQCPAACDTGIVKCKNPDCIKGFVKCDECSGRGEITKECQDCKIGYQNCDLCDGKGFYQCAYCNGNGYLTEKVTESCPCKTQWLKSCPHCQGKGKTDGYVCTVCHGKKVLCSECNNSKQRETEECREVSCHNCQGTGIGEYCDCSDGYVKCKTCGGNAQILENCSTCHSSGSVNCQRCQGDGKERCQRCNGRGVVGCSSCEGTGKLYHITYTELSYSPDFQGDYALYDTIDRQITQKFYDISPQYLDEKYRGISDQYRYISREKLTKIANYTNDDQEIIQELNKFLNEIQSNNGRKLLLETLDMLVIKYDIIEFLDGDCIVLFEEQDPIG